The Blattabacterium cuenoti genome includes the window TTTGTATAGCATTTCATGTTGTAGGAAAACATTTACCTTTTAGTACACAATATGAAGCTATAAAATACATAAAAAATTGGGGGTTTCAAGCTCCTACAGCACGTTTTTGCAGAAACATGAAAGAAGTATTCCATTTTATAGACTTTTGGAAAATCTGTCAAAACCAACTCCCTTATCATACGGACGGAATAGTCATTAAAGTGAATGAATATCAAAAACAATCCTTTTTAGGATTTACCAATAAATACCCACGTTGGGCTATCGCCTATAAGTTCAGACAAAAATTGTCTGAAACCAAATTATTAAGTATTACGTTTCAAGTGGGACGTACGGGAATCATTACTCCTGTAGCCAATGTTGTTCCTATTTTAATTACTGGAACCACAATCAAAAGAGTTGCACTTTATAATGATCGTTTCATACAAAAAATGGGTCTTCATTATGAAGATACCCTTTTATTAGAAAAAGGAGGAAATATCATTCCAAAAGTCACAGAAATCAACATACAAAAAAGATCGAATCAAACTTTTCCTGTATTTTTTTTAAAAAAATGTCCATCATGTAATAGCATTTTAACGAAAAAAAATGAATTATTTTACTGTACTCATCAAAACTGTTTTTCTAAAAGAATAGGAAAAATAATACACTTTGTAAATGTGATGAATATAAAAAAAATTGGAGTAAAAATGATTCATAAATTATATAAAAAAGGTTTTTTATATAATTTTTATGATTTATATGAATTGAAAAAAAAAGAACTATTTCAAATAGATGGAGTCAAAGAAAAATTGGCATGTGGTATTTTGAATAATATAGAGAAATCTAAAGAAAACCCCTATTGTAGAGTATTATTTGCCTTAGGAATTCGTTATATAGGAGAATATTTTTCCAAAAAATTGACAGAACATTTTTTGGATATCAATTCTTTGATGCATGCAAATTATAATCATTTAATTTCTATTTCTGGAATAGGAAAAAAAATTGCAAAAAGTATCATTACTTATTTTTCAATTACGGAACATATACACATAGTTAAAATTCTTGTAAAATATGGATTACAATTACATATTACAAAATGTATGATGATACAAAAATATTCTTTGATTCAAGGAAAATCTTTTGTATTTACAGGTAAATTATCTTGTTTGACCCGAAATGAGGCTAAAAATATAGTAGAATTTTTAGGTGGAAGAGTATATAATACGGTCAATAATAAAATTAATTTTATAGTAGTTGGAAAAAATTTCGGTTCCAAATTAAAAAAAAGTATGAAAAAAAATCACGTAAAAATTTTGACAGAACAGATTTTTTTGGATTGGATTCAAAAAGAAAAAAATCAAAATAGATCAATTTTTTAACAATGGACAGTAATTCATTAAAGTCCGTATATATGGTTTTGTTTTTCATATAGAAAACAGTATATTTAATTTACAAGTAAGTGGGGATTGATTCTTAGATGAGTTAATCCATTAAGTCAGAAATCTATTTTTTTATGTTCTTAAAAAATATATTTACAGAATCTGGATTCGAATCTGAAGCTGAATTTATACCCTTAATGAGTCAAGATGAAGAAGATCAGTTACTTAAAGACGATATTCCCGAACAATTATGTATCTTAACAGTAAGAAATATGGTTTTGTATTCTGGAATTGTTTTTCCAATTATAGCAGGAAAAAGTGGATCCATACAATTGTTACAAGATGCTTATGGATTAGATAAAACAGTTGGAGTATTAACACAAAAAAATTCTGGGATAGAAAATCTTAGTGAAAAAGATTTATATTCTATTGGAACGGTTGCTAAAATATTGAAATTATTAAAAATGCCTGATGGAAATACTACCGTTATTTTGCAGGGAAAAAGAAGATTTAAAGTCAATCGTTTTATTCAAAATGATCCATATTTTAAAGCAGAAATTATAGCGTTAGAAGAAAATAAACCTTCCTGCCAGGATAAAGAATACCTTGCTTTAGTAGAATCTATAAAGGAAATAGCTATAAAAATTATTCAAGATAACCCCAATCTTCCATCAGAAGCAAGCATTGCGATTCGTAATATCGAAAGTCCTTCTTTTTTAATAAATTTTGTAGCAGCTAATATGAATTTAGCTACTAGAGATAAACAAAAATTGTTAGAATACGATGATTTGAAAAAAAGAGCAATGGAAACGTTACGTTTTCTAAACGTAGAACATCAACAAATTAAATTAAAAAACGATATTCAATCCCGTGTTCGTAGTGATATGGATCAGCAACAGAGAGAATATTTTTTGCATCAGCAAATTAAAGCCATACAAGAAGAACTAGGAGATATTTCTTATGAAAAAGAAATAGATGAAATGCGTGTTAAAGCTTCCAGAAAAAAATGGCCAAAGGAAGCAAAAAAACAGTTTGATAGGGAATTGCTAAAAATGCAAAGAACCAATCCTCAAATGCCAGAATATACGGTACAAAGAAATTATCTGGAATTAATGATTGATCTTCCTTGGGGAAGATATTCAAAAGATAATTTTGATTTAGAATATGCACAAAAAATACTAGATAGAGATCACTATGGACTGGAAAAAGTAAAAGAGCGGATTATAGAATATTTAGCTGTCTTAAAATTAAGAGGAGATATGCGTTCTCCTATTCTATGCTTTTACGGTCCACCTGGAGTCGGAAAAACTTCTTTAGGAAGATCTATAGCTACCGCACTGAAAAGAAAATACGTTCGTATTTCTTTGGGAGGATTGCATGATGAATCAGAAATACGGGGACATAGAAGAACTTATATAGGAGCTATGCCTGGTAGATTATTACAATCTATTCGAAAAGTAGGAACTTCGAATCCTGTTTTTGTGATAGACGAAATAGACAAAATGGGTATAGGTACAAATGGGGATCCTTCTTCTGCCATGTTGGAAGTTTTAGATCCGGAACAAAATACTTCGTTTTACGATAATTTTTTAGAAATGGGGTACGATTTATCAAAAGTCTTATTTATTGCTACAGCAAATTCACTTTCCCATATTCAACCTGCTTTAATAGATAGAATGGAAGTCATAGAAATGAATGGATATACGGTAGAAGAAAAAACACAAATTGTAAAAAAACATATACTTCCTAAACAATTGAAAGAAAATGGATTAAAAAAATCAGATTTAATACTTGGAACGAAACAAATAGAAAAAGTCATTGAAAGTTATACAAGAGAATCTGGATTGAGAACTTTGGAAAAACAGATTGCTAAATTAGCACGTTATGTAGCTAAACATATTGCGATGAACAAAAAATATGTGAAAAATTTGAGTATGGAAAAAATAGAAAGAATTCTTGGTATTCCTAATGATCCAGATCGTTATGAAGACAATAATGTTCCAGGTGTGGTGACTGGGTTAGCTTGGACTCATTTTGGGGGAGATATTTTATATATTGAATCCAGTTTATCTAAAGGTAAAGGTCATTTAAGTCTTACTGGCAATTTAGGTGAGGTCATGAAAGAATCTGCTACAATTGCTTTACAGTATATTAAAGCTCATTATAAAGAATTTCACATAGATCCTATAATGTTTGAAGAAAAAAATGTACATGTTCATGTTCCTGAAGGAGCCGTTCCTAAAGATGGTCCATCTGCAGGAATAACAATGTTAACATCTCTAGTATCAAGTTTTACGAAAAGAAAGTTAAGACCTAATTTAGCTATGACAGGAGAAATCACTCTAAGAGGGAAGGTTCTTCCTGTTGGTGGAATTAAAGAAAAAATTCTAGCGGCTAAACGTGCTAATATTAAAGAAATTATTCTATCACAGGAGAATAAAAAAGATATAGAAGAAATCAAAAACGAACACTTAAAAGGATTAACCTTTGATTATGTTAGAAATATGAATGATGTGATTCATTTATCTTTATTGTAAATTATGATGCATGAATTAGAAAATAAGAGCGATCCAGTTCAAGTTCATAGAGAATTCTTAATTCAACTCGCAACAAAATATGGCACTCCACTTTACGTATACGATTCTTACAAAATAAAGAAACAATATATAAAAATGAAAAAGGCTTTTAGTGGAATAAAAAATTTAATCATTAATTATGCCTGTAAAGCTAATACTAATCTGAATATATTAAAATTTTTGCAAAAATTGGGAAGTGGATTAGATACCGTGTCTATTCAAGAAGTAGAACTAGGATTAAAAGCAGGTTTTCATCCTAAAAAAATTATATTCACACCTAATTGTGTTTCTATTCAAGAAATAAAAGAAGCTGTTGGTTTCGGAGTTAGAATCAATCTAGATAATCTGTCCATTTTAGAACAATTTGGAGAATATTACCCTGATTATGCTATAGGAATCAGAATTAATCCGCATATTATGGCAGGAGGGAATTCTAAAATTTCAGTAGGACATATTGATTCTAAATTTGGTATTTCTTACTATCAAATTCCTCATATGAAAAGAATATTAAAGAATACCGGACTTAAAATAGAAGGATTTCATATGCATACAGGATCTGATATATCAGAAATCAAAGCCTTTTTAGAAGGAGCAAAAGTATTGTTTCAAACAGCTATAGATTTTCCAAATCTTGATTATATTGATTTTGGAAGTGGATTTAAAGTGCCATACAAAAAAGATGATATAAAAACAGATCTTAATTCTTTAAGTTACTCTATTACAAAAGAATTTGAAATTTTTTGTAAAACTTATGGAAGTCAAATTACCTTGATTTTTGAACCAGGTAAATTTATAGTTAGTGAATCTGGATATTTTTTAGTTAGTGTCAATGTCATTAAACATACTACTTCTACTGTATTTGCTGGAGTAGATTCAGGATTTAATCATTTTCTTCGTCCTATGTTTTACGATGCTTATCACTGTATTGAAAATATTTCTAATCCCAATGGTCGTCTTCGTTTTTACACAGTGGTTGGATATATTTGCGAATCGGATACCTTTGGTTTTAATAGAAAAGTTCAAGAAATTCGTGAAGGAGACATTTTATGCATTAAGAATGCGGGAGCTTATTGTTTCTCTATGTCTTCTAATTATAATTCTCGTTATAGACCTTCTGAAGTGATGATTTTTAAGGGAAAAGATTTTCTTATAAGAAAAAGAGAAACGATGCAAGATATTCTGAGAAACATAGTAGACATACACATCATATAGTTAGTTTGGAGAGATGGCAGAGTGGTTAATTGCGGCGGTCTTGAAAACCGTTGAGGATCAACACCTCCGGGGGTTCGAATCCCTCTCTCTCCGCACATGAATAACTATTTTTGGATTTTTTCTAATTTTTGAATCTGTTTTTCAATACTTTCGTTATTTATTTTTTTAAATAAGAATGTGGTTCTCCCTAAAACATGTCCTGGGCATAAAATTTCTTCTATGTTTTTTATTTGATTCCAAAAAAAAATTTTCAAACGAAGCATATCTAACAATTTTTTTGCCGTATATGGAAGAAAAGGTTCGGCTAATTGAGCCAACACCCCAACAATTTGCAGTGATACATAAAGTATGGTATTAACACGTTTTTCTGTTTTTTTTTTATTATTCCAAGGTTCTTCCTCTGTTAAATATTTGTTTCCTAGTCTAGCTAAATCCATAAAACATGTTAAGGATTCTCTAAATTGATAGGATTCAATTAAATTTCCTATATGTTTTGGATAATTTTTAATTTTTTTTAAAATGTATTTATCCTTTATAGATAACATTTCAGGATTAGGAACAATTCCTTTATTGTACTTCTGGATTAAAGTTAGACTTCTATTTACAAAATTTCCTAATATAGAAACCAATTCCGTATTATTTTTTCTTTGAAAATCTTTCCAATTAAAATTATTATCTTTTTTTTCAGGCATATTAGATATGAGAATATAACGAAGTGTATCCTGTTGATTTGGAAAATCTTTTAAATATTCATGACCCCATACTGCCCAATTTTTAGAAGTAGATATTTTTTTATTTTCTAGATGAAGAAATTCATTAGCCAATATTTGATCTGGAAGAATATATCCACTATTATATGCTTTCAGTGTAACTGGAAAAATAATGCAGTGAAAAACAATATTATCTTTTCCTATAAATTGAATCAATTTGGTTTTTTCATCTTTCCAATAAGGTTTCCAATCTATTTTTGTTTGTCTAGCCCACTCTATCGTAGAAGAAATATATCCTATAGGAGCTTCAAACCATACATACAGAACTTTTCCTTTATTTTTTGGAATAGGAACACCCCAATTCAAATCTCTTGTGATAGCACGAGATTTTAATCCTTGATTTAACCAAGATTTTGCTTGTCCATATACATTCACTTTCCAATCTTTCTTATGATTCATTAAAATCCATTTTTCCAAAAATTCTTGATATTGATTTAAAGGAAAGTACCAATGTTTAGTTTTTTTCAAAATGGGAAAACTTCCACTTATAGTCGATTTTGGATACATTAAATCTTCAGGGTTTAACGAACTTCCACAATTTTCGCATTGATCTCCATAAGCTTCTTTATTTTTGCAATGGGGACATGTACCAGATATATACCTATCCGCTAAAAATTGTTTAGCTTCTTGATCATAATATTGTTCAGATACTTTTTCAAAAATCTTTTTTTTTTCATGAAGTTTTTTAAAAAAAGAAGTAGAAATTTCGTGATGAATTTTTGCAGAGGTTCTGGAATAGTGATCAAACTGTATTCCAAAATTATTAAAACAATCTTTAATCATGTAATGATACTTATTTACTATTTCTTGAGGAGTTTTTTTTTCTTTTTGAGCTTGCATAGCAATCGGAACTCCATGTTCATCCGATCCACATATAAAAATAACATCTATTTTTTTTCGTCTCAGATAACGAACAAAAACATCTGCAGGGAAATAAACTCCAGCCAAATGTCCTATATGAATTGGTCCATTTGCATAAGGTAAAGCAGCCGTGACTGTATATTTATTTGATTTTTTCATAATAATATAAAAATTGATATATGAATAAAAAATTATTTTTAATTGACGCATATCCACTTATTTATCAGAGTTATTATGCTTATAAACATCATCCACTTTTCACTTCTAAAGGACTCAATACTTCACCTATCATAAATTTCACATATTTTTTAATGAACACATTAAATAATGAAAAACCATCCTATATGGCTACTATTTTTGATACGCATCAAGGTCCTTCTTTTAGGAAAAAAGAATATGACAAATATAAAGCGCATAGAAACAAAACACCGGAAGCTATTTTTGAGGCAATTCCTTATATTATAAAGATTTTAAAAACTTTTCAAATTTCTTTTTTTTATGCTCCCGACGGATATGAGGCAGATGATTTTATCGGAACAATAGCTAAAAAAGCAGAAAATAAAGGATATGTAATTTATATAATTACTTTAGATAAAGATTTTTTTCAACTGATAACAGAAAATATTAAAGTTTATATCCCACCTTTTAAAGGAAAACCAAAAAAAATATTGGGAATAGAAGAAATAAAAAAAAAATTTGGTGTGAATCATCCAAAACAAGTTATAGATTTGTGGAGTATGATGGGGGATCCTTCTGATAACATACCAGGATTACCAGGAGTTGGAAAAATAAATGCCATAAAATTTATTCAAAAATATGGAAGTATTGAAAAATTATTGAATTCAACTCATGATCTTAACGGAAAAATTCAAAAAAATATTGAAAAAAATAAAGATTTAGGTATTTTATCAAAAAAATTAATTACTATTGTTACTAATATTCCCTTTTTTTCTTTTCATGAAAAAAAATTTTTTGTAAAAAAACCAAACTGGGATTCTATAAAAAAAATATTCTTTGAACTTGAGTTTATAAAATTGTTAAAAAAAGCTCATGAATATTATAAATTAAAAATAAAAGAATAATTTTACTTTTTTATATACAAATTATATTTTTCCATATAATACCAAACTTCTGCATGAAGCATAGGTTTCATATTTTTTCCTTCTTGAATAGATTTTCGAATAAAAGAAGAAGATATTTCAATAATTGGAGCTTTCAAAAAAATTATGTTCTTATAATATTTAAAAACAGGATGGGAAAAATATCCAATTCTAGGATAAACCAAAATATTATATTTATTTAAAATGATTTTATAATTTTTCCATTTTCTAAAAAAATAAAATGAATCTTTTCCCAAAAGAATAAAAAATTTATTTCTAGGATATTTTTTTTCTATTTTCGAAAGTGTATGAATGGTATAAGAAGGAAAATCTCCAGATTCAATATCCAAAACACTCATTTTTTCATAATTAGAAACAGCTATTCGAACCATTTCAATTCTATGTTCATAATCTAAAAGATTCTTTTTTTTTTAATGGATTTTGTGGAGAAACCACAAACCAAACAGAATCTATATCTATAAATTCTGTTATATAATTAGCAATAATTGTATGTCCTAAATGAATAGGATTAAATGATCCAAAATAAAGTCCGATTTTCATACTGATCCATAAATCAAATAAAAAATACCGAGTAGACATACATATCGTCTATCGATATTTTTTATGATTTTTTTTTTTTTGTTAAATCATTTTCACACGATAATTCAATCCTAAAATAAGAAAATGATCATTATTCTTTTCTTTTTTAATTTGATCTAAATTGTAATTTATTCTATAATTTTGATATGCAATAAAAAAACTAATATCATCATTTTTTATGATAGGAAGAAATTCTACACCTCCATAATAAGTATATATTTTTTGAAACAATTCATTTGGTCCCAAAATATTATTTATTTTTTTCTTATAGCTCCCTATTTCATATACTCCTTTAGCAATTAAATTCCATTTTGGAAGAAAATTATATTTTAATTTTACTAAATAGGTTCCATATTTTACAGAGACAATATCATAATTATAATAATAATCACGATTCCATGATCGTGAAATGCTCTTATTTGTTTCTATGTCTTCATTGCTCAATATATAGTCTGTTTCTATGGTGACAGGGGTATAATTGAATTGACTACCTAAAGCTAATAATTTCCAATATTTTTGTTTTTCATGTTCTTGAAAAATAGAATAGGACCATCTATTTTTTATGATTTTATCATCATGATCATGATCATGATCATGATCATTATTTGGTGGATTCATACCCCAATTCCAATTTACAGAATATCCCATAGGATAATTGATGTCTTGAATTATCATATTTCCTTCTTCCTGTCGTTTCATATCATTGACAACTTGAAATTGTAACTCATGATCTTTTATGGGATGATAAATAAAACTGAATCCAACATAATTATTATTTTTGTTTCTTTTGTGTACATGTGTATAACGGTATGCGTGTTCATAGGGTCCACTAGCATATTCCATACTTCCAAAAGAAAAAGGTTGTTTTCCAAACAAAAAATCAAGTTTATCGTTCCACTTATATTTTAAATAAGCTACATCTAGCATGTTATAATTTTTGTTTTCTATTTGTTTAACAAACTGTTTTGTAAAACAATAACTGATTTTATCATTTGCCTTTCCTATCACTTCCAAATTGAAATTGTTTTCAGAAAAATGAGTATTTTCAGAAATGTCTTCTTTCATTCCAAAATGAATACTATTCGAATAATCTAAAAATACGTTAAAATTAGGATTTTCATCTATTGTTTTTTTTTGTTGTATGATTTCTGAAAAACTATGAAAAGGATAAAAAAATCCTAAAAAAAGAATCAGGAAAATAATTTTTGTTTTTTTCATTTTTTTAATTTTATTATTCAATCATAATATAACATAATATATAAAAACTTTTTTAAACTATTTGTTTTGGTTTCAAAAAGATTAAATTTTTTTTCCAAAACTATAAAAAAAATGTACAGAAATAAAATAAAAAAAACAGAAAGAAAAAATAAAAAAAAAACTCTTAAAACTATTTTTGGATTTTTTTTATTAGGAAATAGTATTTTTTTGTTTTTAAGTTTTTTTTCTTTTCTATTTCATTGGAAAAATGATCAAAGTCAACTCGAAAAACTTTTCGATAAAGAAATTATAGCAGAAAATTTACTTGGAAAAATGGGAGCGACCGTCTCTCACTATTTTATTCACTGTGGAATAGGAGTTAATGCTTTTTTTATTCCTATATTCTTATTTCTCACAGGATTAAAAATTCTTTTTTCAGAAAAAGAATTTTTCAATAATTTTTATAAATCCACAATATATAAATTCCTATTTTTTATCATATGGCTTCCCATATTTTTTTATGTTATTGTTCCTGATCAAGGAATATTCAGTGGAATTTTTGGATTTGAAATAGGAAACTACTTGATTCATTTATTTGGAAAAGTAGGATTATCTATGCTTCTTTTTACGAGTATCATTTTTTACTGGATCATCATTTTTCGTATCAATGATTCAACCATAAACAATGGAATAAAAAAAAAAATCCAAAATTTTAACAAAAAAATAGATACAACATTACAATTGTGTAATGATTTTGATAATCATACAAAGATGGATTCTTCTTTCCATAAAAAAAAAAATATGCTTTATTCTATTCTTTACAAAAAAAAGGAAGATTTTTCATTCATTGATTTGAAAATAGATTTGGAATCTAATAAAAAAAAAATAATTCAAATCCTGAACCATTATAATATAGAAATATGTGAAATAAAAGCGAATATAGGACCTACTATCACTTTGTATGAAATCTATCCTAAAGTGGGAACACGTATTTCTAAAATCAAGAACTTAAAAAATGAAATCGCCTTAAATTTATCCGCTTTATCCATAAGAATTATAGCTCCCATACCTGGAAAAGGATCTATTGGAATAGAAATCCCAAATTATAAACGTTATCCTGTTTATATGAAAGACATTCTGTTTTCAGAAGAAAGTCACAAAAAAAGTCATAAAATGGAACTGCCCATTTCTTTAGGAAAAACAGTATTTAATGAGATTTTGATTGTAGATTTAGCAAAAATGCCCCATTTACTTATAGCAGGATCAACAGGACAAGGAAAATCCGTAGGATTAAATGTCATGATTGTTTTTCTATTATATCAAAAACATCCAAAAGATATCAAGTTTATTTTGATTGATCCAAAAAAAGTAGAATTATCAATCTATAAAAAAATTTCAAAATCTTATTTTGCTACACTTCCGAATTCTATAGAACCCATCATTACAGATTTACATAAAGTAAAGAATATATTAAATTCTTTATGTAAAGAAATGGATCAAAGATATGCTCTTTTCGAAAAAAATAAGGTTAGAAATATTAAAGAATATAATAATGTCATAAAAAAATACAATAAATATCATTTACCTTATATTATATTAATTATTGATGAATTTGCCGATTTAAATATGAATCATCAAAAAAAACAAATAGAAATATATATCACCCGGTTAGCACAGCTCGCTCGCGCTGTAGGAATTCATTTGATTATAGCAACACAACGTCCATCAGTAGATGTAATTACGGGGTTAATAAAATCCAATTTTACTGCAAGAATAGCATTTAGAGTTAGTTCTAAAATAGATTCTAGAACGATATTAGATTGCACAGGTGCTGAACAATTAATAGGAAAAGGAGATATGCTCTTTTCGAATAGAAATGAATTGATACGATTACAATGTCCATTTATGGAATTATCAGACATTCAAAAAATTGTTGATTTTTATGGAAATAATAAAAAAAATGAGTACTTTTTTTTGCCGAAACCGGATTTATCATGATAATAAAAAAACTTGATTTATACATGATTCGTTTATTTATGGCTCCTTTTTTAATGATTTATTCTACAATATTTATCATTTTTATGATTCAATTTTTTTGGAGTCAAATAGATGAACTAACAGGGAAAAACATTAGCATTTTCATAATATTAAAATTTATATTATATTTTGGCATATCTATTCTTCCATTAGTAACTCCCATTGCCCTATTATTGACTTCTATTATAATATTTGGTGATTTTTCAGAAAATCAAGAACTGATCGCTATCAAATCTTCTGGAATATCTCTTTTCCGTGTTATGATTCCTATTTTAGGAATAACCTTCGTTTTATCCATTGGATTATATTTATTTTCAGATTTTGTTATTCCAAGAGCAAAAATAAAAGTGAAAAAATTAGGATATAAAATATCGTTCACTTATCCATCTTTAAAATTAAAGGAAGGAATTTTCGTAAATCTATTTCCAAATTTTTTCATAAAAATAGATAGAAAATCAATAAATAATAATTATTTACATAATATATTTATTTTTTTCTATGGTAAAAATTCACTTGTCAATACAATTCTTTCTAAAAAAGGAATTTTAATCTCCAATCAAGAGGATGGATCTATTCAATTGAAATTAATGAATGGAGTTTTATATAGTGAAAATTTGAATGTAGGACCCAAAAAAGAACAATCCTCTTATCAAATTGTAGAATTTGATACTTTAATTCAAAATTTTAAAATTCCTTCAGAATCCCAAATAAAAAATTTATATGATGATGACTATGATTTTTATCAAACTCTAAATACGAAAAATCTTATTCAAAAAATAAATTTTTTAAAGAAAAAAAATGATAAAAAAATCAATACAAACGAAAGTAAAATATACTTAGCCAAGCTGCAACTAGAATTACAAAAAAAATTTACATTTCCAGTAACATGCATTATAATGTTTCTTACTGGAGCACCATTAGGTGCTATTATTAGAAAAGGAGGAATAGGTTATCCAACTATGATAGCACTGATTATATTTATCATTTATTATACTTTACTAACCATCACTCAAAATAAAGTAGAAAAAACTGAAATCTGTCCATGGATCGGGGCCTGGATCCCTAATTTAATTTTTTTTCCAGTAAGTATATGGATGACTTATAAAACTGTAATGGATGATTTTTATATTATATAATAATTAAATAATGATGGTTTTTGACTTAAATGAAATTGAAGAGGCCATACAGGATATAAAAAATGGAAAAATTATTATCGTGGTTGATGATAAAAATCGTGAAAATGAAGGAGATTTTATAGTAGCTGCTGAAAAAATAACTCCTGAAATTGTAAATTTTCTCATTACCCATGGGAGAGGATTAGTTTGTGTTTCCTTAACGGAAGAAAAATGTGATCAATTAGAACTTAAAATGATGGTAAAAAATAATACAGATCCTAGGAAAACGGCTTTCACCGTCTCCGTAGATTTACGAGGGTATGGCGTTAGCACTGGAATTTCTGCTTCAGATAGAGCCAAAACTATTCTTGCCCTAGTGAATGAAATCGAACCAAAAGCATTCAACAAACCAGGACATATATTTCCTCTACGCGCAAAAAAAGGAGGAGTCTTAGAAAGACCTGGACATACGGAAGCTGCTATCGATATCACTAAAATAGCCAGATGCATTCCTGGAGGAGTATTGGTAGAAATTCTGAATAAAAATGGATCTATGGCCCGTTTACCACAACTGATTCAGATCGCAAAAAAATTTCATATAAAAATCATATCCATAGAAGATCTTATTAAATATAAAATAAAACATAAAAAAGAATCATGAATGCGGTCTGGACGGGATTTGAACCCGCGACCCCATGCGTGACAGGCATGTATTCTAACCAACTGAACTACCAGACCCAAAATTATGAATTTATTAAAGCATCTAATTTTTTTCTTATTTCTTCTTTAGAAAGAATTCCAATATGAATATCTTTTTTTTCTCCATTTTTAAAAAAAATCATA containing:
- a CDS encoding LptF/LptG family permease, which gives rise to MIIKKLDLYMIRLFMAPFLMIYSTIFIIFMIQFFWSQIDELTGKNISIFIILKFILYFGISILPLVTPIALLLTSIIIFGDFSENQELIAIKSSGISLFRVMIPILGITFVLSIGLYLFSDFVIPRAKIKVKKLGYKISFTYPSLKLKEGIFVNLFPNFFIKIDRKSINNNYLHNIFIFFYGKNSLVNTILSKKGILISNQEDGSIQLKLMNGVLYSENLNVGPKKEQSSYQIVEFDTLIQNFKIPSESQIKNLYDDDYDFYQTLNTKNLIQKINFLKKKNDKKINTNESKIYLAKLQLELQKKFTFPVTCIIMFLTGAPLGAIIRKGGIGYPTMIALIIFIIYYTLLTITQNKVEKTEICPWIGAWIPNLIFFPVSIWMTYKTVMDDFYII
- the ribB gene encoding 3,4-dihydroxy-2-butanone-4-phosphate synthase, with product MMVFDLNEIEEAIQDIKNGKIIIVVDDKNRENEGDFIVAAEKITPEIVNFLITHGRGLVCVSLTEEKCDQLELKMMVKNNTDPRKTAFTVSVDLRGYGVSTGISASDRAKTILALVNEIEPKAFNKPGHIFPLRAKKGGVLERPGHTEAAIDITKIARCIPGGVLVEILNKNGSMARLPQLIQIAKKFHIKIISIEDLIKYKIKHKKES